The genomic region GGCTTACGGCCGAGATGTTCGATGCTGTCCTGGCGGAAATCCGCCGTCGCCTGCCTGCCGCGGAAGGCCTTGTTCAGGAATAGCGTTCTTCCTCGAACGGATCGGCGTAGTTGTGATAGCCGCGGACTTCCCAGAAGCCCGGCTGATCGGTCTCAGAAAACTCGATCCGGCGAATCCACTTGGCGCTCTTCCAGAAATAGCGCTTGGGCACGACAAGGCGCACCGGCCCGCCATGCTCGCGGGTCAGCGGCTCACCCTGCCAGGCATGGGCAAGCAGAACGTCATCGTCCGCGAAGCCGTCGAGGTCGAGATTGGTGGTGTAGCCGTCATAGGAATGCAGCAGCACGAACCGCGCCTCGGGCTTGGGCTGCACCAGATCCATCAGAGCGAAGGCCGACACGCCGTCCCAGTCGTTGTCATAGCGCGACCAGGTCGTGACGCAATGAATGTCGGACCGCATCCGCACCTGCGGCAAGGCCTGGAAATCGGCCCAGCGCAAGGTGACCGGGTTCTCGACCGCACCTGCGACCGTCAGCTCCCAGTCGCCCGGCCGGATCTCCGGCTGGATCCCCAGGTCGAGAACCGGGAAGTTGGTGACGAGTCGCTGGCCGGCCGGCAGGCGCTCGGCCTCGGGCCGGGGCCCGGTGCGACCGCTCAGCCCGCGGCCTTCCGCCGCCCATTTCCGCTTGGTATCGATCAGCTTGCGACGGACCTGACCAAGCAGGCCATCCTCGTCGCCGCTCGTGCGGTCTCCACCGGTCTTGCGGTCGTCACTGGCCATGACCTTACCCCTTCTCGCGCATCAGCCGGCCCTTCTGGCGGTCCCAGTCGCGGTCACGTTCGGTCGCGCGCTTGTCGTGCAGCTTCTTGCCCTTGGCCAGGCCCAGCTTCAGCTTGGCCATGCCCTTGTCGTTGAAATAGAGCACCAGCGGCACGATGGTAACCCCCTCCCGCTTGATCAGACCGAAGAGCCGGTTGATCTCCTTGCGGTGCAGAAGGAGTTTGCGCTTGCGGCGGGGTTCGTGATTGAAGCGGTTGCCGCCGCCGTATTCAGGGATGTTCGCGTTGATCAGCCAGGCTTCGTTGCTTTCCACCGAAGCATAGCTTTCCGCGATGTTGCACTTGCCACCGCGCAGGCTCTTCACCTCGGTGCCGGTCAGCACAAGACCCGCCTCGACCGTATCCTCGATGAAATAGTCGAAGCGTGCCTTGCGATTGACGGCGACGTCGCCGTGACTGATCAAGCCGCTTTTGCGGGCCATGGGATTCCTCGGGCTTCAGGCCCCCTTGGATGTCGGGCCTCGGGCGTCGTGCCGGCTCAGTTGCCGATACGCGACGGGC from Tistrella mobilis harbors:
- a CDS encoding sulfite oxidase-like oxidoreductase, which translates into the protein MASDDRKTGGDRTSGDEDGLLGQVRRKLIDTKRKWAAEGRGLSGRTGPRPEAERLPAGQRLVTNFPVLDLGIQPEIRPGDWELTVAGAVENPVTLRWADFQALPQVRMRSDIHCVTTWSRYDNDWDGVSAFALMDLVQPKPEARFVLLHSYDGYTTNLDLDGFADDDVLLAHAWQGEPLTREHGGPVRLVVPKRYFWKSAKWIRRIEFSETDQPGFWEVRGYHNYADPFEEERYS
- the smpB gene encoding SsrA-binding protein SmpB; amino-acid sequence: MARKSGLISHGDVAVNRKARFDYFIEDTVEAGLVLTGTEVKSLRGGKCNIAESYASVESNEAWLINANIPEYGGGNRFNHEPRRKRKLLLHRKEINRLFGLIKREGVTIVPLVLYFNDKGMAKLKLGLAKGKKLHDKRATERDRDWDRQKGRLMREKG